The following coding sequences are from one Phycisphaeraceae bacterium window:
- a CDS encoding leucyl aminopeptidase family protein, whose translation MFQSIKVADRGSAEVLVVGVFQKAELDKQTRDLDTDASIAAAARRGECTGDLGRIAEAFPAKARGGTARVIIVGLGSRDSFKVGDLRAAAAAVGRRLAAVKEGKVRVDLSGPLKAVRADLGAAGRCFGEGMGLLGWVCDEFKGTGSNGGKGPDRVAVVLSSPSAAFSSGMEQGLALARSVNIARTLSETPPNIATPRFIAAKAKQIAKATGMSCRVIEGKELEKERLTGLINVGKASENKPCMIRLEYKPARGSSRGGKSVVLVGKTMTYDTGGLSLKINNSMVGMKRDKDGGCAVLGAMHAIATVVKPRTRVVALLSVAENSISDEAYRPDDIIRYRNGVTVEVTNTDAEGRLVLADALCWACENEDPSCIVDLATLTGGVVVALGSTFAGMFCEDDKLRRRLEDAMETSGERWWRLPMDKEYRDMMKSPVADVVNSNPNRKAHPIQGAAFLSYFVSEGVPWAHIDIAGVHAVEGDSGPFVKGPTGWGVRLVSEFVARG comes from the coding sequence ATGTTTCAGTCGATCAAGGTTGCCGATCGCGGGTCCGCCGAGGTGCTGGTGGTGGGGGTGTTCCAGAAAGCGGAGTTGGACAAGCAGACGCGGGACCTGGATACCGATGCGTCGATCGCGGCGGCGGCAAGGCGGGGCGAGTGCACCGGGGACCTCGGGCGGATCGCCGAGGCGTTTCCGGCCAAGGCGCGGGGGGGGACGGCGAGGGTGATCATCGTCGGGCTGGGGAGCAGGGACTCGTTCAAAGTAGGGGACCTCCGTGCGGCGGCGGCGGCGGTGGGGCGCCGGCTGGCGGCGGTGAAGGAGGGGAAGGTGCGGGTGGATCTGAGCGGGCCGCTCAAGGCGGTGCGTGCGGACCTTGGGGCGGCCGGTCGGTGCTTCGGCGAGGGGATGGGCCTGCTCGGCTGGGTGTGCGATGAGTTCAAGGGCACCGGAAGCAACGGCGGGAAGGGGCCCGATCGCGTGGCGGTGGTGCTGTCGTCGCCCAGCGCCGCGTTCTCCAGCGGGATGGAGCAGGGGCTGGCGCTGGCGCGCAGCGTGAACATCGCGCGGACGCTCAGCGAGACGCCGCCGAACATCGCGACCCCGCGATTCATCGCGGCGAAGGCGAAGCAGATCGCGAAGGCGACGGGCATGTCCTGCCGCGTGATCGAGGGCAAGGAACTGGAGAAGGAGCGGCTGACGGGGCTGATCAACGTCGGCAAGGCGAGCGAGAACAAGCCCTGCATGATCCGCCTGGAGTACAAGCCGGCGAGGGGATCGTCCCGCGGCGGCAAGTCGGTGGTGCTGGTGGGCAAGACGATGACCTACGACACCGGCGGGCTGTCGCTCAAGATCAACAACTCGATGGTGGGGATGAAGCGGGACAAGGACGGCGGGTGCGCGGTGCTGGGCGCGATGCACGCGATCGCGACCGTCGTGAAGCCACGGACGCGCGTGGTGGCGCTGCTGAGCGTGGCGGAGAACTCGATCAGCGACGAGGCGTACCGGCCCGACGACATCATCCGGTACCGGAACGGCGTGACGGTGGAGGTGACGAACACCGACGCCGAGGGCCGGCTGGTGCTTGCCGACGCCCTGTGCTGGGCGTGCGAGAACGAGGACCCCTCGTGCATCGTGGACCTCGCGACGCTGACGGGCGGGGTGGTGGTGGCGCTGGGGAGCACGTTCGCGGGGATGTTCTGCGAGGACGACAAGCTCCGGCGCCGGCTGGAGGACGCGATGGAGACCAGCGGCGAGCGGTGGTGGCGGCTGCCAATGGACAAGGAGTACCGGGACATGATGAAGAGCCCGGTCGCGGACGTGGTGAACAGCAACCCCAACCGGAAGGCGCACCCGATCCAGGGGGCGGCGTTCCTGAGTTACTTCGTGAGCGAAGGCGTGCCGTGGGCCCACATCGATATCGCCGGGGTGCACGCGGTGGAGGGGGATTCGGGGCCGTTCGTGAAGGGACCGACGGGGTGGGGCGTGCGGCTGGTGTCGGAGTTTGTCGCCCGGGGTTAG
- a CDS encoding CBS domain-containing protein, with protein MTLETIMTREVVTIGMDERLESIRGLLLEHGFHHLVVVHEKRVVGIVSDRDVLKHLSPFVGQLAEQQRDVACLSKRAHQIMTRKVASATVDTPIAEGAATMLSMAISCLPVMDRQGRLSGIVTDRDVMRWLAQEAVCRPRAAA; from the coding sequence ATGACACTCGAGACGATCATGACCCGCGAGGTGGTGACGATCGGGATGGATGAGCGGCTCGAGTCGATCCGCGGCCTGCTCCTGGAGCACGGATTCCACCACCTGGTGGTGGTGCACGAGAAGCGGGTGGTGGGCATCGTGTCGGACCGTGACGTGCTGAAGCACCTGAGCCCGTTCGTGGGTCAACTGGCGGAGCAGCAGCGCGACGTGGCCTGTCTCTCCAAGCGGGCGCACCAGATCATGACGCGCAAGGTCGCCTCGGCGACGGTGGACACGCCGATCGCCGAGGGCGCGGCGACGATGCTCTCGATGGCGATCTCCTGCCTTCCGGTGATGGACCGCCAGGGTCGATTGTCGGGGATCGTGACGGACCGTGACGTGATGCGGTGGTTGGCGCAGGAGGCCGTGTGCCGGCCGCGCGCTGCGGCGTAG
- a CDS encoding HIT domain-containing protein: MRHPNSPDPSADPLAFPMASLAAPWRLEYIESLDSDPSPSTAPPPPGTPPTPPTSGSFLRDYWLSPTMDRANHVLARIRYSPDTSPPDGDADPDRLAGMILLNAYPYANGHLLVALAQPRPTLLDYDADQRAALWRLTDFAALLMQSALEPQGINIGVNQGRAAGAGVPSHLHVHLVPRWSGDVNFMSVTARIRVIPSSLDAMDARYRAALARLRAAGQA, from the coding sequence ATGCGGCACCCAAACTCGCCAGACCCTTCCGCCGACCCTCTGGCCTTCCCGATGGCCTCCCTCGCCGCCCCTTGGCGGCTGGAGTACATCGAGTCGCTGGATTCGGACCCTTCACCAAGCACGGCGCCCCCCCCGCCCGGCACCCCGCCGACCCCGCCAACCAGCGGTTCGTTCCTCCGCGACTACTGGCTCTCGCCGACGATGGATCGGGCCAATCACGTTCTCGCCCGGATCCGCTATAGCCCCGACACCTCGCCGCCCGATGGCGATGCGGACCCCGACCGCCTCGCCGGCATGATCCTGCTGAACGCCTACCCCTACGCCAACGGCCACCTGCTCGTCGCGCTCGCCCAGCCCCGCCCCACCCTGCTGGACTACGACGCCGACCAGCGCGCGGCCCTCTGGCGGCTGACCGATTTCGCAGCGCTGCTGATGCAGTCCGCGCTGGAGCCGCAGGGCATCAACATCGGCGTGAACCAGGGTCGGGCCGCGGGCGCCGGAGTCCCGTCGCACCTGCACGTTCATCTGGTTCCCCGGTGGAGCGGCGATGTGAACTTCATGTCTGTCACCGCCCGGATCCGCGTAATTCCCTCATCGCTCGACGCGATGGATGCGCGGTACCGCGCCGCGCTGGCACGCCTCCGCGCCGCCGGGCAGGCCTAG
- a CDS encoding PilZ domain-containing protein, with the protein MTQMQTSQARRMVGFARAMQSSASIAGPWEGSMKLDRRRAVRMPATGGLLATWRDGRGRMGLVSLDLVDVSDGGLGVTSPRGITIGARLTLRDRTEAGAWGDAVVVRRRREGQGWRLGLRLGSARAA; encoded by the coding sequence ATGACACAGATGCAGACGTCTCAGGCCCGTCGGATGGTTGGGTTCGCGCGAGCGATGCAGTCGTCGGCATCGATCGCGGGTCCCTGGGAGGGTTCCATGAAACTGGACCGTCGCCGGGCGGTGCGGATGCCGGCGACCGGCGGCCTTCTAGCGACCTGGCGGGATGGACGGGGGCGGATGGGGCTGGTCTCGCTGGACCTGGTCGATGTGAGCGACGGCGGGTTGGGTGTGACCTCGCCGCGGGGCATCACGATCGGCGCGAGGCTGACGCTGCGGGACCGTACGGAGGCCGGCGCGTGGGGCGATGCCGTGGTGGTGCGGCGGCGGCGCGAGGGACAGGGGTGGCGGCTCGGGCTGAGGCTCGGGTCGGCCCGCGCGGCGTAG
- a CDS encoding 3-deoxy-7-phosphoheptulonate synthase yields MTTLATQDWTPFSWTGRPSGHLIAYTDERGAAAAVERLTSLPPLVTSWEIERLRELIASAQRGERFLVQGGDCAERFADCRPEAIAATLKVLLQVSLVVIGSTGRPVVRVGRLAGQYAKPRTSATETRTIEGEPVTLPAYYGDLVNGEAFTPEARRPDPWRLVEGYQQAAATLNFVRSLLMGGFADINHPEYWDLGVMHRAGLPESVLGEYQRVVARLLGRLRDGGRVTVVARAGGRGTNGVGAATGGGSGAWELTRSEMFTSHEGLNLLYEGALTRQVPSREGHYDLSAHLPWIGERTRGLDGPHVEFFRGVRNPVGVKVGPGMTGAGLVELLDAINPENEWGKAVVITRLGASAVRGVLPGLVKAVADAGRRVLWVCDPMHGNTTVVPRGAGRVKTRRYEDVESEVLAALETHRSVGSRLGGLHIEVTGEDVTECTGGAGGVTEADLARRYETACDPRLNYEQALELVLRLGAEMGEGY; encoded by the coding sequence GTGACGACCCTCGCGACCCAGGATTGGACGCCGTTCTCGTGGACCGGACGACCATCGGGCCACCTCATCGCCTACACCGATGAACGCGGCGCGGCGGCCGCGGTCGAGCGGCTGACCTCGCTCCCTCCGCTCGTGACTTCGTGGGAGATCGAGCGGCTGCGAGAACTGATTGCCTCCGCGCAGCGCGGGGAACGGTTCCTTGTTCAGGGGGGGGACTGCGCCGAGCGGTTCGCGGACTGCAGGCCAGAGGCCATCGCGGCGACGCTGAAGGTGCTCCTGCAGGTTTCGCTGGTGGTGATCGGATCAACCGGTCGGCCGGTGGTCCGGGTCGGCCGCCTTGCCGGCCAGTACGCCAAGCCGCGGACGAGCGCGACCGAGACACGGACGATCGAGGGTGAGCCGGTCACCCTACCCGCGTACTACGGGGACCTGGTCAACGGTGAGGCCTTCACGCCAGAGGCCCGTCGGCCGGACCCGTGGCGGCTTGTTGAGGGGTACCAGCAGGCCGCGGCGACGCTGAACTTCGTGCGAAGCCTGCTGATGGGGGGGTTCGCGGATATCAACCATCCGGAGTACTGGGATCTGGGCGTGATGCACCGGGCGGGGCTCCCCGAGAGCGTGCTGGGCGAGTACCAGCGGGTCGTTGCGCGGCTGCTGGGCCGGCTACGAGATGGGGGGCGTGTGACCGTGGTTGCTCGCGCCGGTGGGCGCGGGACAAATGGGGTTGGGGCCGCGACGGGGGGAGGAAGCGGGGCATGGGAGCTGACCCGGTCGGAGATGTTCACGAGCCACGAGGGGCTGAACCTTCTCTATGAGGGGGCGCTGACGAGGCAGGTGCCCAGCCGCGAGGGCCACTATGACCTCTCGGCACACCTCCCCTGGATCGGGGAACGAACGCGCGGACTGGACGGGCCGCATGTGGAGTTCTTCCGCGGGGTGCGGAACCCGGTGGGCGTGAAGGTTGGGCCCGGGATGACCGGCGCCGGGCTGGTCGAACTGCTGGATGCCATCAATCCGGAGAATGAGTGGGGCAAGGCGGTGGTCATCACCCGATTAGGGGCGTCCGCGGTCCGCGGCGTTCTTCCGGGGCTGGTGAAGGCGGTGGCTGATGCCGGGCGGCGGGTGCTCTGGGTGTGCGATCCGATGCACGGGAACACGACGGTGGTTCCACGAGGAGCCGGCCGGGTGAAGACGCGGCGGTACGAGGACGTGGAGTCCGAGGTGCTCGCGGCTCTGGAAACTCACCGATCCGTCGGGTCTCGCCTGGGGGGGCTGCACATCGAGGTCACCGGCGAGGATGTGACCGAGTGCACCGGCGGTGCGGGGGGAGTGACCGAGGCGGACCTCGCGAGACGGTACGAGACCGCCTGCGATCCGCGCCTGAACTACGAGCAGGCGCTGGAGCTGGTTTTGCGGCTCGGGGCGGAGATGGGGGAGGGGTACTAG
- the coaD gene encoding pantetheine-phosphate adenylyltransferase, producing the protein MSPAPTTAPGPRHVAIYPGSFDPITYGHLDVIRRGRRLFDRVVVGVGRHPGKDPLFSLDERVEMARELIAQLEKEEPGQAAVEVEAYFGLTVDFARKVAAANGSTMTGIVLLRGIRNLSDLQSEVQQALTNRQVAGLETAFVVAGQDFAYTSSSLIKQVTALGEDTELAGLKTMVPTMVIDRLREKKIARAAVLERLRHAGGEE; encoded by the coding sequence ATGAGCCCCGCTCCCACCACCGCCCCCGGCCCCCGGCACGTCGCCATCTACCCGGGGTCGTTCGATCCGATCACCTACGGCCACCTCGACGTCATCCGTCGCGGCCGGCGGCTGTTCGATCGCGTGGTCGTCGGCGTCGGCCGCCACCCGGGCAAGGACCCGCTCTTCTCCCTCGACGAGCGGGTCGAGATGGCCCGCGAACTCATCGCCCAACTCGAGAAGGAAGAACCCGGACAGGCCGCCGTCGAGGTCGAAGCATACTTCGGCCTCACCGTCGACTTTGCCCGCAAGGTCGCCGCGGCCAACGGTTCGACGATGACCGGCATCGTCCTGCTGCGCGGCATCCGCAACCTCTCCGATCTCCAGAGCGAGGTCCAGCAGGCTCTGACCAACCGCCAGGTCGCGGGGCTGGAGACCGCGTTCGTCGTCGCCGGCCAGGACTTCGCGTACACCAGCTCCAGCCTGATCAAGCAGGTGACGGCGCTTGGCGAGGACACCGAACTGGCCGGCCTCAAGACCATGGTCCCCACAATGGTGATCGACCGCCTGAGGGAGAAGAAGATCGCCCGCGCCGCCGTGCTCGAACGGCTGCGCCACGCCGGCGGCGAGGAATGA
- a CDS encoding MBL fold metallo-hydrolase, with translation MDFRVISIGTLPAHPLWGERAGASVRTGHATTTLIRAGKRVILVDPGLPEQHLAARLGERAGLSPKDVTHVFLTCFKPDARRALGGDLGLLDHATWWVSELERESVGVPMVRRLQEAVQNDDPEMTEILQRDVAILKRCEAAPDRLADGVDLFPLPGHTPGMCGVLLGVPGGPRTGPKGPGGGTLLVCGDAVPTQEHLERGMVLHGSLDVDRAQESFREAIEIADLLIPGRDNLLINPVRRGF, from the coding sequence ATGGACTTCCGCGTCATCAGCATCGGCACGCTGCCCGCCCACCCCCTGTGGGGTGAGCGAGCCGGCGCCTCGGTCCGAACGGGCCACGCGACCACCACGCTCATCCGCGCCGGCAAGCGGGTGATCCTCGTCGACCCCGGCCTCCCCGAGCAGCACCTCGCCGCGAGGCTCGGTGAGCGCGCGGGCCTCTCCCCAAAGGACGTCACGCACGTCTTCCTGACCTGCTTCAAGCCCGATGCACGCCGGGCACTCGGCGGCGACCTCGGGCTCCTCGATCACGCTACGTGGTGGGTCAGCGAATTGGAGCGAGAGAGCGTCGGCGTCCCGATGGTCCGCCGGCTGCAGGAGGCCGTCCAGAACGACGACCCGGAGATGACCGAAATCCTCCAGCGGGACGTCGCCATCCTCAAGCGGTGCGAGGCCGCCCCCGACCGCCTCGCCGACGGCGTCGACCTGTTCCCCCTCCCGGGCCACACCCCCGGCATGTGCGGGGTGCTGCTCGGCGTTCCCGGGGGCCCGCGCACCGGCCCAAAGGGCCCCGGCGGGGGCACCCTCCTGGTGTGCGGGGACGCCGTCCCCACCCAGGAGCACCTCGAACGCGGGATGGTCCTCCATGGGTCGCTCGACGTCGACCGGGCCCAGGAGAGTTTCCGCGAGGCGATCGAGATCGCCGATCTGCTCATCCCCGGACGCGACAACCTGCTTATCAACCCCGTTCGCCGGGGCTTCTAG
- a CDS encoding sigma-70 family RNA polymerase sigma factor: protein MPDSAPPSSPNPPPSGREVFEILAREHADMLAAYLRTLVYAPDVIDDLFQETMLVAWRRLQDFDKSRPFGPWLRGIAANLVLEHRRRSARGVMCCDPEVLEAIDRRFTDLSRFAGDSFRDRAGRLRHCLARLPDKLREVVELAYARGLLLKQIAESLSASEEAVKKRVQRARESLVLCLSTTGGDA from the coding sequence TTGCCGGACTCCGCCCCCCCGTCTTCGCCCAACCCCCCGCCCTCGGGACGCGAGGTCTTCGAGATCCTCGCCCGGGAGCACGCCGACATGCTCGCGGCGTACCTGCGCACGCTTGTCTACGCGCCCGATGTCATCGACGACCTGTTCCAGGAGACCATGCTGGTCGCCTGGCGCCGGCTCCAGGACTTCGACAAGTCCCGCCCCTTCGGCCCCTGGCTCCGCGGCATCGCCGCCAACCTCGTCCTCGAGCACCGCCGCCGGTCCGCACGCGGCGTGATGTGCTGCGACCCCGAGGTCCTCGAGGCCATCGACCGCCGGTTCACCGACCTCTCCCGCTTCGCCGGGGACAGTTTCCGGGACCGCGCCGGGCGGCTCCGCCACTGCCTCGCCCGCCTTCCCGACAAGCTCCGCGAGGTGGTCGAACTCGCGTACGCCCGCGGCCTGCTCCTCAAGCAAATCGCCGAGTCCCTGAGCGCCAGCGAGGAGGCCGTCAAGAAGCGGGTCCAGCGGGCCCGTGAATCCCTCGTGCTGTGCCTGAGCACCACCGGAGGTGACGCATGA